In bacterium, the following proteins share a genomic window:
- a CDS encoding FtsX-like permease family protein, with the protein MRPIKYIKLLRLFTFKKIFLILAISISGGITLLSFSTLESIKPFVKNLFRELNGHIFGIFIHNQQTGLSYKDIGKLKEILSIRDACGYITENTEAKYKEDIRLTNLLYIPDNFQKVVNLKVLSGRFLNKNDFFDNNKICLMGFEIYKELGSPKINSYIEIKNTKYKIIGILNKKPNYAMDGFVNNCILLPIIEKAPNYKELLVSASDFKRAKLLVSYYIMQTKKLKPGQDFGIFSIEPLIEWEKAQLKLWVIGGMGISFVILLLASIGIWVIFSIEVNIRKKEIGILRSIGAKKRDIFFQFILEGILIGLIGWNIGIILSIFFLPFLSSFYRFNIYPSFSGIIISFLIINIFTIWGIIPPAKKATSIYPQEVLRYE; encoded by the coding sequence TTGAGGCCGATTAAATATATAAAACTTTTAAGATTATTTACCTTTAAAAAAATATTTCTCATTTTAGCAATAAGCATTTCAGGAGGAATAACCTTATTGTCATTCTCTACATTGGAGAGCATAAAACCCTTTGTTAAAAACCTATTTAGAGAGTTAAATGGTCATATTTTTGGAATATTTATACACAATCAGCAAACAGGATTGTCTTATAAAGATATTGGGAAGCTTAAAGAGATTCTTTCAATTAGAGATGCTTGTGGATATATAACAGAAAATACAGAAGCTAAATATAAGGAAGATATAAGACTAACTAATCTTTTATACATTCCAGATAATTTCCAAAAGGTCGTAAATCTAAAGGTATTATCGGGCAGGTTTCTAAATAAAAACGACTTTTTTGATAACAATAAGATTTGTCTAATGGGTTTTGAGATATATAAGGAGTTAGGCTCTCCTAAAATAAATAGCTACATTGAGATTAAAAATACAAAATATAAAATCATTGGTATTTTAAATAAAAAGCCTAATTATGCAATGGATGGATTTGTAAATAATTGCATATTGCTTCCAATTATTGAAAAAGCCCCTAATTATAAAGAGCTATTGGTATCTGCTTCAGATTTTAAAAGGGCAAAGTTGTTAGTTTCTTATTACATTATGCAAACTAAGAAACTAAAGCCTGGTCAGGATTTTGGTATTTTCTCAATAGAACCCCTTATAGAGTGGGAAAAGGCTCAATTGAAATTATGGGTAATCGGAGGAATGGGTATTAGTTTTGTCATTCTTCTCTTGGCAAGTATAGGGATATGGGTGATATTCTCAATTGAAGTAAATATTAGAAAGAAAGAGATAGGGATATTAAGAAGTATAGGTGCTAAGAAAAGGGATATATTCTTTCAATTTATCTTAGAGGGAATATTAATTGGATTAATTGGATGGAATATAGGGATAATTTTAAGTATATTTTTCTTACCCTTTTTATCTTCCTTTTATAGGTTCAACATTTATCCTTCCTTTAGTGGAATAATAATATCGTTTTTAATTATTAATATCTTTACTATTTGGGGAATAATTCCACCCGCAAAAAAAGCTACATCAATATATCCTCAAGAGGTATTAAGATATGAATAG
- a CDS encoding tetratricopeptide repeat protein, which produces MAKLENEAKREDNIILIISGVILFLIFTIFYKYNFASPWTDFTGIAPYYLASWVAVSLIISFFAYLLQIKFELFTRVLIVSYLIVLIFVPSLYFDIHLYSCFDISKVTGIYLLTIVILSVWIIRSTYLGKIEFSIPPLIILLPTSAWLIITFISTILSINPWMAFVGTYKRYEGLLVVIAYLISFYAILTFIPKEKLYWLLLSVVLVAAITSVYGVIQFLGLDPLKWESFSRYRIIGTFGNPVFIAAYLSMAIFVCLSMYIFTAEKKGVLIKGKKKKEESSFKKPLLLLFYGGCIVFIYICFCFTNTRATFVGLSVCTLVFVLYFYGLRFFLLYFPVFTSFFGFIFYIVYQYLSPYSKIALFLGGLSLGFLFFAHLIIGGFIMKDMGRAHKIGLPIIGIALIVLTIIFNLDRNISVAARFFTMVTKKPKAISVEKESVEKVPLKNEEHRKLNFVQKMRDKLTGSAGWRLWMWTTGARIIPDYPWFGIGPDTLGIIFPKYLAKVYTMKIGGTLEMEDRLHNEIFDTGVNRGIIGLIIYFWLIIAFTIYCWKGYRKAEEGRGILILGIYTAWLAYLVQNQFSFGNTPIASLYWMLMAMAVKEIGGVKSFQFNINKNSPIAWAIYPFVFIFAIGFSIFVIRPYLADLHYKDGTVYLARGDWNNAFSKYKKAISLNYREIRYWEELNRAYINYVITTGNREALEEAKNGANTLNKLLKGMSNTAYFTLGMAHFMEGKQDEALKYYKKAKEWQPFIADIYNNIGILYLNMGRPDLAISEFEQALEIRSEYSRTTEHLIRLYLENNEIDRAIGFLTRLSRVLYGDEKRKIHNYLAWIYYNKKQDYKKSIMMSQNILEIFPQDTDSLRNIGLCYYRIGDWIKAKEAFLKLLEVLPDDPQAKSLLLSLSGR; this is translated from the coding sequence ATGGCAAAATTAGAAAATGAGGCAAAGAGGGAGGATAATATTATCCTAATCATATCAGGGGTAATTCTTTTTCTTATTTTTACTATATTTTACAAATATAACTTTGCCTCTCCCTGGACAGATTTTACAGGCATTGCTCCATATTACCTTGCTTCATGGGTTGCTGTTTCCCTTATAATTTCTTTTTTTGCCTATCTTTTACAGATAAAATTTGAGTTATTTACAAGGGTTTTAATCGTTTCTTATCTTATAGTCCTTATCTTTGTTCCATCATTATATTTTGATATCCACCTTTATAGCTGCTTTGATATATCAAAGGTTACAGGAATCTATCTCCTTACCATTGTAATTCTTTCTGTATGGATAATAAGAAGCACTTACCTTGGAAAGATTGAGTTTTCTATCCCTCCCTTAATAATCCTCCTTCCAACATCTGCCTGGTTAATTATAACCTTTATTTCAACGATATTGTCTATAAACCCCTGGATGGCATTTGTTGGGACATATAAAAGGTATGAGGGGCTCCTTGTTGTTATTGCATATCTTATATCATTTTATGCCATTCTTACATTTATTCCAAAGGAAAAGCTTTATTGGCTTTTGCTTTCTGTTGTCCTTGTTGCTGCAATAACATCTGTATATGGTGTAATTCAATTTCTTGGGCTTGACCCACTTAAATGGGAGTCATTTAGTAGATATAGAATTATTGGAACATTTGGAAATCCTGTATTTATCGCCGCATATCTCTCTATGGCTATATTTGTCTGTCTCTCTATGTATATCTTTACAGCTGAAAAAAAGGGGGTTTTAATAAAAGGAAAAAAGAAAAAAGAAGAATCCTCTTTTAAAAAACCCCTTCTTCTTTTGTTTTACGGAGGGTGCATTGTTTTTATCTATATCTGCTTCTGCTTTACAAATACAAGGGCTACATTTGTTGGATTAAGTGTTTGCACCTTGGTATTTGTTCTTTATTTCTATGGGCTTCGCTTCTTTCTTTTGTACTTTCCTGTTTTTACATCTTTTTTTGGCTTTATCTTTTACATCGTCTATCAATATCTTTCTCCATATAGCAAAATAGCCCTATTTCTGGGTGGCTTATCTTTAGGGTTTCTGTTCTTTGCTCATTTAATTATTGGAGGGTTTATAATGAAGGATATGGGTAGAGCTCATAAAATAGGTCTTCCAATCATTGGTATTGCCCTTATTGTTTTAACCATTATTTTTAATCTTGACCGTAATATCTCAGTTGCTGCAAGATTTTTTACAATGGTTACAAAAAAGCCGAAGGCTATTTCTGTGGAGAAAGAATCTGTAGAGAAAGTCCCTTTAAAGAATGAAGAGCATAGAAAATTAAACTTTGTTCAAAAGATGAGAGATAAGCTTACTGGCTCTGCAGGGTGGAGGCTGTGGATGTGGACAACGGGAGCAAGAATAATTCCAGATTACCCCTGGTTTGGAATTGGTCCAGATACCCTAGGAATAATCTTTCCTAAATACCTTGCCAAGGTTTATACAATGAAAATTGGAGGAACATTAGAGATGGAGGATAGGCTTCATAATGAAATCTTTGATACAGGGGTAAATCGGGGCATTATAGGCCTTATTATTTATTTCTGGCTTATTATTGCATTTACAATATATTGTTGGAAGGGATATCGTAAGGCAGAAGAGGGAAGGGGAATTCTTATTTTAGGGATATACACTGCCTGGCTTGCCTATTTGGTTCAAAACCAATTTAGCTTTGGAAATACACCCATTGCCTCTTTATATTGGATGCTTATGGCAATGGCTGTAAAGGAGATAGGAGGTGTTAAAAGCTTTCAATTTAATATAAACAAAAATTCACCAATTGCCTGGGCTATTTACCCTTTTGTTTTTATTTTTGCAATAGGATTCTCCATTTTTGTTATTCGTCCATACCTTGCTGATTTGCACTATAAGGATGGAACAGTGTATTTAGCCAGGGGTGATTGGAACAACGCATTTTCTAAATACAAAAAGGCAATATCCTTGAATTATAGGGAAATAAGATATTGGGAGGAGCTAAACAGGGCTTATATCAACTATGTCATAACAACAGGAAACAGGGAGGCTTTAGAAGAGGCTAAAAATGGAGCAAATACATTAAATAAGCTACTAAAGGGTATGAGCAATACAGCCTATTTTACATTGGGAATGGCGCATTTTATGGAGGGAAAGCAGGATGAGGCACTTAAATATTATAAAAAGGCAAAGGAGTGGCAGCCATTCATTGCTGATATATATAACAATATAGGGATTTTATATCTAAATATGGGAAGGCCTGACCTTGCAATCTCTGAGTTTGAACAAGCCCTTGAGATAAGGTCTGAATATTCAAGGACAACAGAGCATCTGATAAGGTTATACCTTGAAAATAATGAGATAGATAGGGCAATAGGATTTTTAACAAGGCTTTCTCGTGTTTTATATGGCGATGAGAAAAGAAAGATTCATAATTATTTGGCATGGATTTACTACAACAAAAAACAGGATTATAAAAAAAGCATAATGATGAGCCAAAATATATTGGAAATTTTTCCGCAGGATACCGATAGCCTTAGAAATATAGGGCTTTGTTATTATAGAATTGGTGATTGGATAAAGGCAAAAGAAGCATTTTTAAAGCTCTTAGAGGTTCTTCCCGATGACCCTCAAGCAAAGTCTCTCCTTTTAAGTCTTTCTGGAAGATGA
- a CDS encoding ABC transporter ATP-binding protein: MEIIELRDIKKIYQLEKHKIEVLQDINLKIENGDFITIMGPSGSGKSTLLNIIGCLDRLSSGFYFLESSDISKLNDDTLSEIRNKKIGFVFQTFNLLPRLSALENVLLPFLYNPKSNFKEAKERAINALSEVGLDRRINHKPGELSGGEAQRVAIARAIVNNPLIILADEPTGNLDSKTAEDIMEVFSKLNKEGKTILLVTHNNQIAQSARRRFYIKDGIIIEAD; the protein is encoded by the coding sequence ATGGAGATAATAGAATTAAGGGATATAAAAAAGATATATCAACTTGAAAAGCACAAAATAGAGGTTTTACAGGATATTAACCTAAAAATAGAAAATGGTGATTTTATCACCATAATGGGTCCTTCGGGAAGTGGAAAATCTACCCTACTTAATATCATTGGATGTTTAGATAGATTAAGTTCAGGGTTTTATTTTTTAGAATCCTCTGATATATCAAAACTTAATGATGATACCCTCTCTGAGATAAGAAATAAAAAGATTGGCTTTGTATTCCAAACATTTAATCTTCTACCAAGGCTTTCTGCATTAGAAAATGTTTTACTTCCCTTTTTATATAACCCAAAAAGCAATTTCAAAGAAGCAAAAGAGAGGGCAATTAATGCACTTTCAGAGGTTGGTTTAGATAGGAGGATAAATCATAAACCAGGGGAGTTGTCAGGAGGGGAGGCACAAAGGGTAGCTATTGCCAGAGCAATTGTCAATAATCCACTAATTATTTTAGCCGATGAACCAACCGGTAATTTAGATTCAAAAACCGCAGAAGATATTATGGAAGTCTTTTCTAAATTAAACAAAGAGGGTAAAACTATACTTTTGGTAACCCATAATAACCAAATCGCACAATCCGCTAGAAGAAGGTTTTATATAAAAGATGGAATTATTATTGAGGCCGATTAA
- a CDS encoding O-antigen ligase family protein — protein sequence MMIYEILLSLLIIVLPFYYDLSIESKTDLSKLLFINIITSILLILWLFDILQSKKRLYIGKIGFILLVSLLSFVFSTICSIHKPISFFGCYMRYQGLMTNIVYFVLYLFILNIVKENRISLFINSCLIGGCGSAFYGILQGFGKDPLGWYDFGNRVSACFGNPVFLAAFLAMLAPLSFSLFIFAKDKRKWLYLFAFFLMFTGLLFTRTRAGIVAFFLSMVVLLFLVGRKNVFNEKVIYSLLLLFAIFLLSNFSPKTAILQRFISEFLYKPNKEVSLAEKLSATSVGGSGGLRLLMWKGGLNIIRDHPLFGIGPETLQFIWPRYAPLKYMVTTGQGSGVDRVHNEILDVAITRGLFGLICYIFLIGFLFYSGWKFKGKERIIYLGIFSASLAYLIQNQFSFAELVITPYFFIFLGMMDKIAKKEYSIPINKGLFAIISLSMVIFILFSSLKLYLADKAYYQKDLERAIKLNSYERVYYGALAGFYIDKKDYKNAIDALKKANKNIPDEANFYNILGVTLQREESASGITREKEVVSAYKEALRLNPYFIDVQINLGNYYISKGRLKEAITCFKEALKVQPWQEGWIETLKNLHLTLGKKGNAIADFCELLIINPDSYNIHKALAQLYYEDGNIEGFIKECKETIRVNPDDILMRRNLVAIYIQKKDYENAQKEAKDILAISPTDPETLRLLDLIKSNLSLPNKGNHLSSSLPSSR from the coding sequence ATGATGATTTATGAAATCCTTCTTTCCCTTTTAATCATTGTTCTCCCATTCTATTACGACCTTTCTATAGAGAGTAAAACAGACCTTTCAAAGCTTTTGTTTATAAATATTATAACGAGCATTCTCCTTATCCTTTGGCTATTTGATATTCTGCAATCTAAAAAAAGGCTCTATATTGGAAAAATTGGCTTTATACTTCTTGTTTCCCTTTTATCATTTGTTTTTTCTACCATTTGTTCAATTCACAAGCCCATAAGCTTTTTTGGATGTTATATGAGGTATCAAGGTTTAATGACAAATATTGTCTATTTTGTTCTATATCTATTCATTCTAAATATTGTAAAAGAAAATAGAATTTCTTTATTCATAAATTCTTGCTTAATTGGAGGTTGTGGTTCTGCTTTTTATGGAATCCTTCAAGGATTTGGAAAGGATCCATTGGGATGGTATGATTTTGGAAATAGAGTGTCTGCTTGTTTTGGAAACCCTGTTTTTCTTGCTGCATTTTTGGCTATGTTAGCACCCCTTTCATTTTCTTTGTTTATCTTTGCTAAAGATAAGAGAAAATGGCTATATCTTTTTGCATTTTTTCTTATGTTTACGGGCTTACTTTTTACAAGGACACGGGCAGGGATTGTTGCCTTTTTTTTGAGTATGGTGGTTTTGCTTTTTCTGGTAGGAAGAAAAAATGTTTTTAATGAAAAAGTAATTTATTCCCTTTTACTTCTTTTTGCAATCTTTCTCTTATCCAATTTTTCCCCAAAAACCGCAATCTTACAAAGATTTATCAGCGAGTTTCTGTATAAGCCAAATAAAGAGGTATCCCTTGCTGAGAAGCTTTCTGCTACCTCAGTTGGCGGATCGGGTGGTCTTCGTCTTTTGATGTGGAAGGGAGGGTTGAATATCATAAGGGATCATCCATTGTTTGGGATAGGACCTGAAACCTTACAATTTATCTGGCCAAGGTATGCACCCCTTAAGTATATGGTAACCACAGGTCAAGGAAGTGGCGTTGATAGGGTTCATAATGAAATTCTGGATGTTGCTATAACAAGGGGGTTATTTGGGCTTATTTGCTATATTTTTTTAATAGGATTTTTATTCTATTCTGGATGGAAATTTAAGGGAAAAGAAAGAATAATTTATCTTGGGATTTTTTCAGCAAGCCTGGCATATCTAATACAAAACCAATTTAGTTTTGCAGAGCTAGTTATTACCCCATATTTCTTTATTTTTCTAGGGATGATGGATAAAATAGCAAAGAAAGAATATTCTATTCCGATTAACAAAGGATTATTTGCAATCATCTCCCTCTCTATGGTTATTTTTATCCTTTTTTCCTCCCTAAAGCTCTATCTGGCTGATAAGGCATATTATCAAAAAGACTTGGAAAGAGCAATAAAACTCAATTCCTATGAAAGGGTATATTACGGTGCTTTGGCTGGCTTCTATATTGACAAAAAAGATTACAAAAATGCCATTGATGCTTTGAAAAAAGCAAATAAGAACATCCCCGATGAGGCAAATTTTTACAATATCCTTGGGGTTACCTTACAGAGGGAGGAATCTGCGTCGGGTATTACAAGAGAAAAAGAGGTTGTTTCTGCGTATAAAGAAGCGTTAAGGCTTAATCCCTATTTTATTGATGTCCAGATAAACCTTGGGAATTACTATATCTCTAAAGGAAGGCTTAAAGAGGCAATTACTTGCTTTAAGGAGGCATTAAAGGTTCAGCCCTGGCAGGAAGGATGGATTGAGACATTAAAAAACCTTCATCTTACATTGGGAAAGAAAGGTAATGCAATTGCTGATTTCTGTGAGCTTTTAATTATAAATCCAGATTCCTACAATATTCACAAGGCATTAGCACAGCTTTATTATGAGGATGGAAACATAGAGGGTTTTATAAAGGAATGCAAGGAAACAATAAGGGTAAATCCAGATGATATTTTAATGAGAAGAAACCTTGTTGCCATTTATATACAAAAAAAGGATTATGAAAATGCACAAAAAGAGGCAAAGGATATTCTTGCCATTTCTCCCACCGACCCTGAAACCTTAAGGCTTCTTGATTTGATAAAATCTAACCTTTCTTTGCCAAATAAAGGTAATCACCTATCTTCAAGCCTGCCATCAAGTAGATAA
- a CDS encoding TolC family protein: protein MNRSIIAIIFLAFKTEADTLNLKESIKLALMNNKTIIQESNYNLRLKKLERDVVYKEYRPRFDTNFLREKIKTRKKIEFEEIATEINTETKRDNWDVGGYLSYVFSNGIKFNSELKNQIAYDRISDKYQSSIQGSFELPLSLTKGRRLENLLPLKSADEGYQLSQINYELAKQRLILECIEKYFALYKANRNVELAKEQVSLTKQLLKTSEAKFKLGEISEVDKMQVEVELALHEDELRLYIFQKESAVKEFLRIIGISNQREDIAINEQLPLFPEVKYELKECVKEGLKNRLEIKAQEIALSQQKRNIILTKTKNKPNISFILQDKYLSKEEKELEQVIKEYPDREWTIKFTVSYSFYDSSKTKKEVEKAYVSYEMEKERLERQKEDIENEISLIYNEESSLKHRLKNLEINLGLAHKTLQMNQKKYELGKISSREVIESQLSYRNLKSSYEDVNIDFIINQLRLLKAMGISLEKKTLYLLDGRLEDR from the coding sequence ATGAATAGGTCCATAATAGCTATTATTTTTCTTGCCTTCAAAACAGAGGCAGATACTTTGAATTTAAAAGAAAGCATTAAACTTGCACTTATGAATAATAAGACTATAATCCAAGAGTCTAATTATAACTTAAGACTAAAAAAGCTTGAACGGGATGTTGTTTATAAAGAGTATAGACCTAGATTTGATACTAATTTTTTAAGAGAAAAGATAAAGACAAGAAAAAAAATTGAATTTGAGGAAATAGCAACAGAGATAAACACAGAGACTAAAAGGGATAATTGGGATGTAGGTGGATATTTAAGCTATGTATTTAGCAATGGGATAAAATTCAATAGCGAATTAAAAAATCAAATAGCTTATGATAGAATTTCTGATAAATACCAATCATCTATTCAGGGATCGTTTGAATTACCCCTCTCTTTAACAAAAGGAAGAAGATTAGAAAACCTTTTGCCATTAAAAAGTGCAGATGAAGGTTATCAATTAAGCCAGATAAACTATGAGCTTGCAAAGCAAAGGTTAATATTGGAATGCATTGAAAAGTATTTTGCATTATATAAGGCAAATAGAAATGTAGAATTGGCAAAAGAACAGGTAAGCCTTACCAAACAATTATTAAAGACATCAGAGGCAAAATTTAAGCTTGGAGAAATAAGCGAGGTAGACAAAATGCAGGTTGAGGTAGAATTAGCATTACATGAAGATGAATTAAGGCTATACATTTTTCAAAAGGAATCCGCAGTTAAAGAATTTCTAAGAATTATTGGAATATCCAATCAAAGAGAAGATATAGCAATTAACGAACAATTACCTTTATTCCCTGAAGTCAAATATGAATTAAAGGAATGCGTAAAAGAGGGACTTAAAAACAGATTAGAGATAAAAGCGCAAGAAATTGCACTATCTCAGCAAAAACGCAATATTATCCTTACTAAAACCAAAAATAAACCTAATATTTCTTTTATCTTACAAGATAAATATTTATCTAAGGAGGAAAAAGAGCTTGAACAGGTTATTAAGGAATATCCTGATAGAGAGTGGACGATTAAGTTTACAGTTAGCTATTCTTTTTATGATTCTAGTAAAACAAAGAAAGAGGTAGAAAAGGCTTATGTGTCTTATGAAATGGAAAAGGAAAGATTAGAAAGACAAAAAGAAGATATAGAAAATGAGATATCCCTAATTTATAATGAAGAAAGCTCTTTAAAGCACAGACTAAAAAATTTAGAGATTAATTTAGGATTAGCCCACAAGACACTACAAATGAACCAAAAGAAGTATGAATTGGGAAAGATATCATCAAGAGAGGTGATAGAGAGCCAATTATCTTATCGTAACCTAAAGTCTAGTTATGAAGATGTGAATATAGATTTTATCATAAATCAATTAAGGTTGTTAAAAGCAATGGGTATATCTTTAGAAAAGAAAACCCTTTATCTACTTGATGGCAGGCTTGAAGATAGGTGA
- a CDS encoding FtsX-like permease family protein: MFIKLLINNIRNWNKKVLSTLFLSLILGTGSIIGLFITMETFKEWISAGIEALGANRIHLCNDYDDPQARQRRYIPYKDILRLKQVCPTIRLLGCAYHGMSEGRYELVLLKNKKKIDIFNRGVSPEFAKVMGFEVKKGRFIEIKDEGKNVCVLTEDIANKLNANVGDIIQYSGKRVAFNPNTYRIEFDQNGEVKIEKWTYYLKIKGIVKIHEVLYIMYPWLLNKDPGTMFVPVKTKRELKLYGITWSDDLTTKDEYEGNIYIKVSDVERAIREIKTFLKARYGKDKIFFISKDEFLIGKFKDIQRIWTLLLGIIGIGGLTMGIANIFFTFLSFVSTRKREIGIKRASGAKREDICKEFLMEGIIVILPPILMGAGLGIMLSRVFLKSPVLSLDIIIACIILVFCFSLLALIYPGIKAAFVPPVEAIRE; the protein is encoded by the coding sequence ATGTTTATAAAATTACTTATAAATAATATAAGAAATTGGAATAAAAAAGTTTTATCTACACTCTTTTTATCCTTAATTTTAGGAACAGGTTCAATTATAGGGTTATTTATTACAATGGAGACATTTAAGGAATGGATAAGTGCTGGAATAGAAGCCCTTGGAGCAAATAGAATACATCTATGTAATGATTATGATGACCCACAGGCTAGGCAAAGGAGGTACATACCCTATAAAGATATATTAAGGCTAAAACAGGTCTGTCCAACTATAAGGTTATTGGGATGTGCCTACCATGGTATGAGTGAAGGTAGGTATGAATTGGTTTTATTGAAGAATAAGAAAAAAATAGATATATTTAATAGGGGTGTCTCTCCTGAATTTGCTAAGGTGATGGGGTTTGAGGTAAAAAAGGGTAGATTTATTGAGATAAAAGATGAGGGAAAAAATGTTTGTGTTCTTACTGAGGATATAGCCAATAAGCTCAATGCAAATGTTGGGGATATCATCCAGTATTCAGGAAAGAGGGTTGCCTTTAACCCAAATACCTATCGTATAGAGTTTGACCAAAATGGCGAAGTTAAAATAGAAAAATGGACATATTACCTTAAGATTAAAGGGATAGTAAAGATACATGAGGTGCTTTATATAATGTATCCTTGGCTTTTAAATAAAGACCCAGGCACAATGTTTGTTCCTGTAAAAACTAAAAGAGAATTAAAATTATATGGTATAACATGGTCTGATGATTTAACCACAAAGGATGAATATGAAGGTAATATATATATAAAGGTTAGTGATGTTGAAAGGGCAATAAGGGAGATAAAAACTTTTTTAAAAGCAAGATATGGCAAGGATAAGATATTCTTTATTTCTAAGGATGAGTTTTTAATTGGTAAATTTAAGGATATTCAGAGGATATGGACATTATTATTGGGGATAATCGGCATAGGCGGGTTGACAATGGGAATAGCCAATATCTTCTTTACCTTTCTCTCTTTTGTTTCTACAAGGAAAAGGGAGATAGGAATAAAAAGGGCAAGTGGCGCAAAAAGAGAGGATATATGTAAGGAGTTTTTAATGGAAGGGATAATCGTTATATTGCCTCCTATTTTGATGGGTGCAGGATTGGGGATTATGCTTTCAAGGGTTTTCCTTAAAAGCCCTGTATTATCTTTAGATATAATAATTGCTTGCATAATATTAGTCTTTTGCTTTTCATTATTGGCACTTATCTATCCGGGAATAAAAGCCGCATTTGTTCCTCCTGTTGAGGCAATAAGGGAATGA
- a CDS encoding efflux RND transporter periplasmic adaptor subunit, whose protein sequence is MKRLLLIIGLFVVVLLAFSLYRLKIVQEMRTKEVVPTIVEYKRIQSKLSLPAKIQYERIIPVYTQEDGKISLLSKNGDLVKKGQILAYIKIDRLTELQRKKELEEINIITEETRELMEKRLKEKEEAKYFFESGVISKKEFEFISDKYKETEREYQKNLSKLNLFKIQYSPHRAEVISPIEGIIYELFVENESLISKNAPVLKIADLSQYRIETKAGEYDVKKCKLAKDVFLKSELEADKVYNAKIKNISLLPDKGGQFTVDIELLDKEEIDLRTSYITEFLGKPTDLVLAVPISCIFKDDKDRDIVYLIKDDKIRIQRVQTGISDEEYIEIKGGLSKENEIVMIFYKELNEGDKVIRLQKWR, encoded by the coding sequence ATGAAAAGATTACTTTTAATTATTGGTCTTTTTGTAGTTGTACTATTGGCATTTTCTTTATATCGGCTTAAGATAGTGCAGGAGATGAGGACAAAGGAGGTAGTTCCTACCATTGTAGAGTATAAAAGAATTCAGTCAAAACTTAGCCTTCCGGCAAAGATTCAGTATGAAAGAATAATTCCTGTCTACACCCAAGAAGACGGAAAGATCTCTCTTTTGTCAAAAAATGGGGATTTGGTAAAGAAAGGCCAAATTTTAGCTTATATAAAGATTGATAGGCTTACAGAATTGCAAAGGAAAAAGGAGCTAGAAGAAATAAATATAATAACTGAAGAAACAAGAGAGCTTATGGAAAAGAGGTTAAAAGAGAAGGAGGAGGCAAAATATTTCTTTGAAAGCGGGGTTATATCAAAAAAGGAATTTGAATTTATCTCTGATAAATACAAAGAAACAGAAAGGGAATATCAGAAAAATTTATCTAAACTTAACTTGTTTAAAATTCAATACTCCCCACATAGAGCAGAGGTTATATCACCAATTGAAGGAATAATATATGAACTCTTTGTAGAAAATGAATCGTTGATTTCAAAAAATGCTCCTGTTTTAAAGATAGCTGACTTAAGCCAATATAGAATAGAAACAAAAGCAGGTGAATATGATGTGAAAAAATGTAAATTGGCAAAAGATGTATTTTTAAAATCTGAACTTGAAGCGGATAAGGTATATAATGCAAAAATTAAAAATATCTCTCTTCTCCCTGACAAAGGAGGACAATTTACGGTTGATATAGAATTATTAGACAAAGAAGAAATAGATTTAAGGACATCATACATTACAGAATTCCTTGGTAAGCCAACTGATCTTGTATTAGCTGTTCCAATTAGCTGCATATTCAAGGATGATAAGGATAGGGATATTGTTTATCTAATAAAGGATGATAAAATAAGGATACAAAGGGTGCAAACAGGGATAAGCGATGAAGAATATATAGAGATAAAAGGGGGTTTATCTAAAGAAAATGAGATAGTAATGATTTTTTATAAGGAACTGAATGAGGGGGATAAAGTAATAAGGCTACAAAAATGGAGATAA